From one Citrobacter sp. Marseille-Q6884 genomic stretch:
- a CDS encoding outer membrane beta-barrel protein, giving the protein MHTKLIIITGIVISQPAWADLTPKSHIGFAGIDFQGKVAVDYGYDDNVTYQPHNSDAIGSSFQSAAPVLSMIGERGQDKYLLMYSGDYRNYSSDSADNYADHLFRFNGAWRYGRMHGLTLNLEDALGHEARGRDITEGFLPGQFRQYGITSPLTTNFINSELRYSYGAPDGRGKAELALLYKKLTFGNTQDVEDASEDFYHYIQQQEWHENSLVAEIFDQYTSRTRFRYSFITNQRHYDNDSDKDSNEYYLLYGLKSQLTGKTNVDMNISWLYKTFENDPNSHDFNGLNWDIQGEWKPLKQSVLTLHSSQSIKDPSEVGGYILVTQYGISYQHFWLGERFSTLLDYSYTTEDYKKQNKDRHDKNGVFSVTLSYDYTPSVNFEIKYQLDTLNSNKDTDSFDIGPNDNQNVIRTLGYDNSMIMLKAKVQI; this is encoded by the coding sequence ATGCATACTAAATTAATAATTATTACCGGAATTGTGATATCGCAGCCCGCATGGGCTGATTTAACACCGAAATCACACATAGGCTTTGCGGGGATAGACTTCCAGGGCAAGGTTGCTGTGGATTACGGTTATGATGATAACGTGACTTATCAGCCACATAACAGCGATGCCATCGGTTCTTCGTTCCAGAGTGCCGCGCCTGTGCTGAGTATGATCGGTGAACGCGGTCAGGATAAGTATTTGCTGATGTATTCCGGTGATTACCGTAACTACTCCAGTGATTCCGCAGATAATTACGCCGATCATCTTTTCCGTTTTAACGGTGCCTGGCGCTATGGGCGTATGCACGGTTTAACCCTGAATCTGGAAGATGCGCTTGGGCATGAAGCGCGTGGACGGGATATCACGGAGGGGTTTCTGCCGGGGCAGTTTCGCCAGTATGGGATAACGTCACCGTTGACGACAAATTTTATCAACAGTGAATTGCGCTATAGCTATGGTGCGCCGGATGGCCGCGGCAAAGCTGAGCTGGCGCTGTTATACAAAAAACTGACGTTTGGTAATACTCAGGATGTTGAGGATGCCAGTGAGGATTTCTACCATTACATCCAGCAACAGGAGTGGCATGAAAATAGTCTGGTGGCCGAGATTTTTGACCAATACACATCCAGAACGCGTTTTCGCTATAGTTTTATTACCAACCAGCGTCATTATGATAATGATTCAGATAAAGACAGTAATGAATACTATTTGCTTTACGGTCTGAAATCACAGTTGACGGGGAAAACCAACGTCGACATGAATATTTCCTGGTTGTATAAAACATTTGAAAATGACCCAAACTCACATGATTTTAATGGTCTAAACTGGGATATTCAGGGGGAGTGGAAGCCGTTAAAGCAATCAGTGCTTACTCTCCATTCCTCGCAGAGCATTAAAGACCCTTCGGAAGTGGGGGGCTATATTTTAGTGACTCAGTATGGGATTTCATACCAACATTTCTGGTTGGGAGAGCGTTTTTCAACGCTGCTGGACTACTCATATACCACGGAAGATTATAAAAAACAGAACAAGGATCGGCATGATAAAAATGGTGTATTTAGCGTAACCCTGAGCTATGACTACACGCCGTCTGTGAACTTTGAGATTAAATATCAACTGGATACCCTTAACTCGAATAAGGATACTGACTCGTTTGATATCGGTCCCAACGACAATCAGAACGTCATCAGAACGTTGGGTTATGATAATTCTATGATTATGCTTAAAGCTAAGGTTCAGATCTAA
- a CDS encoding tripartite tricarboxylate transporter TctB family protein, which yields MMSDRIFAGIWLLLCIAGLFIAWQISSEYSYEPVGPRPFPLGIISLMLLCAVALLLRHPDTISWPRRHVLQKLLTMVIVLLMYAWGFEWLGFPIATAILTVVIGMLFGATIPAAGISGAVLGILLWYAFDRLLDVTLPLGAWLG from the coding sequence ATGATGAGCGATCGTATTTTTGCAGGTATCTGGCTGTTGCTCTGTATTGCCGGGCTGTTCATCGCCTGGCAAATCAGCAGTGAATACAGCTATGAGCCGGTCGGACCGCGTCCGTTCCCGCTCGGCATTATCAGCCTGATGCTCCTGTGTGCCGTGGCGTTGCTGTTGCGCCACCCGGATACCATCAGTTGGCCTCGCCGCCACGTGCTGCAAAAACTGCTCACGATGGTGATTGTGCTGTTGATGTACGCCTGGGGTTTTGAATGGCTGGGCTTTCCGATTGCCACCGCCATTCTCACGGTGGTGATAGGCATGCTGTTCGGCGCCACGATTCCGGCAGCAGGAATTTCCGGTGCGGTTCTTGGCATTCTGTTGTGGTATGCCTTCGACCGGCTACTTGACGTCACCTTACCACTCGGCGCCTGGCTGGGTTAA
- a CDS encoding carbohydrate binding domain-containing protein produces the protein MISNIINDGDFNPEQLNAWSFSDSAAGVQNESETVENYYAHINATESAWQGISIPVGQEAVLSFKSRGQNSGTVSVMMLNTNTIYWSQTFNTGMNVDWTTETMTFTVQESWTGPLMLHFQATYNAEPTDAVDIDDVRLLIGM, from the coding sequence ATGATTTCTAATATTATTAACGACGGCGATTTTAACCCGGAACAACTCAACGCATGGTCTTTTTCTGATAGTGCCGCGGGCGTGCAAAACGAATCCGAAACTGTTGAAAACTACTACGCGCATATTAATGCCACAGAATCTGCATGGCAGGGAATTAGCATCCCTGTGGGACAAGAAGCTGTATTGAGCTTCAAATCTCGCGGCCAGAATAGCGGTACAGTGTCAGTAATGATGCTGAACACAAACACCATCTATTGGAGCCAGACATTCAATACAGGTATGAATGTCGACTGGACGACTGAAACAATGACCTTCACTGTACAAGAAAGCTGGACTGGGCCGCTGATGCTGCATTTTCAGGCGACATACAATGCCGAACCGACTGATGCAGTCGATATCGATGATGTACGTTTACTGATTGGCATGTAA
- a CDS encoding Bug family tripartite tricarboxylate transporter substrate binding protein: protein MKKQLLRTLTASILLMSTSVLAEQAPSRTECIAPAKPGGGFDLTCKLIQVSLMETGAIEKPMRVTYMPGGVGAVAYNAIVAQRPAEAGTVVAFSGGSLLNLSQGKFGRYGVDDVRWLASVGTDYGMIAVRNDSPWKTLKDLLTAMEKDPNSVVIGAGASIGSQDWMKSALLAQKANVDPHKMRYVAFEGGGEPVTALMGNHVQVVSGDLSEMVPYLSGDKIRVLAVFSEARLPGQLANVPTAKEQGYDLVWPIIRGFYVGPKVSDAEYQWWVEAFNKLQQTDEFKKQRDLRGLFEFNMSGKQLDDYVKKQVTDYREQAKAFGLAK, encoded by the coding sequence ATGAAAAAACAATTACTTCGTACCCTTACTGCAAGCATTTTATTGATGAGTACCTCTGTGCTGGCTGAACAAGCGCCTTCGCGCACAGAATGCATCGCCCCGGCAAAACCCGGCGGTGGATTCGATCTCACCTGCAAGCTGATTCAGGTGAGCCTGATGGAAACAGGCGCTATCGAAAAACCGATGCGCGTGACCTACATGCCCGGCGGCGTGGGGGCCGTAGCCTATAACGCGATCGTCGCGCAACGCCCTGCCGAAGCGGGAACCGTGGTGGCCTTCTCCGGCGGCTCGCTGCTGAACCTGTCACAGGGCAAGTTTGGCCGCTACGGCGTGGATGATGTGCGCTGGCTGGCGAGCGTAGGAACCGACTACGGCATGATTGCTGTGCGTAACGACTCCCCATGGAAAACGCTGAAAGATCTGCTGACGGCGATGGAGAAAGATCCCAATAGCGTGGTGATTGGCGCAGGGGCCTCCATCGGCAGCCAGGACTGGATGAAATCCGCGCTGCTGGCGCAAAAGGCCAACGTCGATCCGCACAAGATGCGTTACGTCGCGTTTGAAGGCGGCGGCGAGCCGGTGACGGCACTGATGGGGAATCACGTGCAGGTCGTCTCCGGCGATCTCAGTGAAATGGTGCCCTACCTCAGTGGCGACAAGATCCGTGTGCTTGCAGTGTTCTCTGAAGCGCGCCTGCCGGGTCAACTGGCCAATGTCCCCACCGCCAAAGAGCAAGGCTATGACCTCGTATGGCCAATCATCCGCGGCTTCTACGTTGGTCCCAAAGTCAGCGATGCCGAATATCAGTGGTGGGTTGAAGCCTTTAACAAACTCCAGCAGACCGATGAGTTTAAAAAGCAGCGCGACCTGCGTGGTCTGTTCGAATTCAACATGAGCGGCAAGCAGCTCGACGACTACGTGAAAAAGCAGGTTACGGATTACCGTGAGCAGGCGAAAGCCTTTGGTCTCGCTAAATAA
- a CDS encoding sensor histidine kinase, translating to MKWVKPQSLYLQLLMFLGLPLLLLWGLSAFNSYVSALQAATQAYDRALLSSARTVSERLVVRNKQLEVNVPWVVLDSFELNMNDRLYYKVVDPAGNVISGYDDLPAMPLATSRTQLYPALAWFYHTEYRGEAIRVARLLQPVNEGGIVGMAEIYVAETLQSRRYLARQLLFSSWVSQGLLVLLTLVLVGWLLRRVLRPMRQLSSLMVRREPGLLTPLPELLPWSETRLLIVAFNRYIDRLRALISRQERFSADASHQLKTPLAVLKTQAAVALASPQPQQWYESLQAMSTTLDSTIQLTERLLQLSAVKRKEQGERHFSPVNLYEVVQSSCFTRLAQARSKAIDLGYEGEQGAVWIEGDEVLLGELCGNLLDNALKYTPAQEVVTARLLREGDAVVLVVEDSGPGIDDQQMHQALLPFHRLDNVGNVPGAGIGLALVNDIARLHRTHPQLSRSETLGGLCVQVRFLCAVDEGEGYIAQR from the coding sequence ATGAAGTGGGTTAAGCCCCAGTCGCTGTATCTGCAGCTATTAATGTTTCTTGGTTTGCCGCTGCTGTTGCTGTGGGGGCTGTCGGCCTTTAACAGCTATGTCAGCGCGCTACAAGCGGCGACGCAGGCGTATGACAGGGCGCTGCTCTCGTCGGCCCGAACGGTCTCTGAACGGCTGGTGGTGCGAAATAAACAGCTGGAAGTCAATGTCCCGTGGGTGGTGCTGGACAGCTTTGAACTGAACATGAACGACAGGCTGTATTACAAGGTGGTGGATCCGGCGGGGAATGTGATCTCCGGCTATGACGATTTGCCGGCGATGCCGCTCGCAACGTCGCGCACCCAACTCTATCCGGCGCTGGCGTGGTTTTATCACACGGAATACCGTGGAGAAGCGATCCGCGTGGCTCGTCTGCTCCAGCCAGTGAACGAGGGCGGGATCGTTGGCATGGCGGAGATCTACGTCGCCGAAACTCTGCAATCGCGGCGCTATCTGGCAAGGCAGCTGCTGTTTTCCTCATGGGTTTCACAAGGGCTGTTGGTGCTGCTGACGCTGGTACTGGTCGGCTGGTTACTGCGGCGGGTATTACGCCCGATGCGCCAGTTATCGTCATTGATGGTGCGGCGTGAGCCGGGATTGCTGACCCCGCTGCCGGAACTGCTCCCGTGGTCAGAAACCCGTTTGCTGATTGTGGCATTCAACCGCTATATCGACCGGCTGCGTGCACTTATTTCCCGTCAGGAACGCTTTAGTGCGGATGCGTCCCATCAGCTAAAAACGCCTCTGGCGGTGCTAAAAACCCAGGCGGCGGTGGCTCTCGCCAGCCCACAGCCCCAGCAATGGTATGAGAGCCTACAGGCGATGAGTACGACGCTGGACAGTACAATCCAACTGACGGAAAGGTTATTACAGCTTTCGGCGGTGAAGCGTAAAGAACAAGGGGAGAGGCACTTTTCACCGGTTAATCTGTACGAGGTGGTGCAAAGCAGCTGCTTTACCCGACTGGCACAGGCGCGTAGCAAGGCAATTGATCTGGGTTATGAAGGGGAACAGGGCGCGGTGTGGATTGAAGGCGACGAGGTACTGCTCGGTGAACTGTGCGGGAACCTGCTGGATAATGCACTGAAATATACTCCCGCTCAGGAAGTCGTCACTGCCCGGCTATTGCGGGAGGGCGATGCGGTGGTGCTGGTGGTTGAGGATAGCGGTCCCGGCATTGATGATCAGCAGATGCATCAGGCGTTACTGCCGTTTCATCGTCTGGATAACGTCGGTAATGTCCCCGGCGCCGGTATTGGTCTGGCGCTGGTCAACGATATTGCTCGCCTGCACCGTACTCATCCACAGCTATCACGCAGCGAAACGCTGGGAGGGCTGTGCGTTCAGGTGCGTTTTTTGTGCGCAGTGGATGAAGGCGAAGGATATATTGCGCAGAGGTAA
- a CDS encoding tripartite tricarboxylate transporter permease, whose amino-acid sequence MDTWIYLSQGFAVAMTPENLVIALIGCFVGTIVGLLPGLGPINGVAILLPLAFALHLPAESALILLATVYIGCEYGGRISSILLNVPGDAAAIMTALDGYPMAQQGRGGVALSISAVSSFFGSLIAIGGIILFAPALAQWSLAFGPAEYFALMVFAIACLGSMMAQNPLKSFLAALIGLGLATVGVDANTGVYRFTFDSVHLSDGVQFIVVVIGLFSVSEILLMLEHTSSGQTLVRKTGRMLFNAKEGAQCVGATLRSSVIGFFVGVLPGAGATIASAITYMTEKKLSGNSDSFGKGDIRGVAAPEAANNASACGSFIPMLTLGVPGSGTTAVMMGALTLYNITPGPAMFTEQPDIVWGLIAALLIANVMLLVMNIPLIGLFTRMLTIPLWFLVPAIAAVSAVGVYAVHSTTFDLVLMVALGVLGYILRKMHFPMSPLILGFVLGEMLEQNLRRALSISNGNMDILWASGVAKVLLSMAVMVIVIPPMLRLIRKRNSKPQVETP is encoded by the coding sequence ATGGATACCTGGATTTATCTTTCTCAGGGTTTCGCGGTGGCGATGACGCCGGAAAACCTGGTCATTGCATTGATTGGCTGCTTTGTCGGCACCATTGTTGGGCTGTTGCCGGGGCTGGGGCCGATCAACGGCGTGGCGATTCTGCTGCCGCTGGCCTTCGCGTTACACCTGCCCGCAGAGTCTGCGCTGATCCTGTTGGCAACCGTCTATATCGGCTGCGAATACGGCGGGCGGATCTCCTCTATTCTGCTCAATGTTCCCGGCGATGCGGCCGCCATTATGACTGCGCTCGACGGTTACCCGATGGCACAGCAAGGGCGCGGCGGCGTGGCGCTCTCTATTTCAGCGGTCAGCTCGTTCTTTGGTTCGCTGATCGCTATCGGCGGCATCATTCTGTTTGCCCCGGCGCTGGCGCAATGGTCGCTGGCGTTCGGTCCGGCAGAATACTTTGCCTTAATGGTTTTCGCCATTGCCTGTCTCGGCAGCATGATGGCGCAAAATCCACTGAAATCATTTCTGGCAGCGCTAATCGGTCTCGGACTTGCGACCGTTGGCGTAGACGCCAATACCGGGGTTTACCGCTTCACCTTTGACAGTGTCCATCTCTCCGACGGCGTGCAGTTTATCGTGGTGGTGATTGGGCTGTTCTCTGTCTCAGAAATTCTCTTAATGCTGGAACATACCAGCAGTGGCCAGACGCTGGTGCGTAAAACAGGCCGCATGTTATTCAATGCCAAAGAAGGTGCCCAGTGTGTGGGCGCAACGCTGCGTTCATCGGTGATTGGCTTTTTTGTCGGCGTACTGCCCGGCGCGGGCGCCACTATCGCCAGTGCGATTACCTACATGACCGAGAAAAAGCTGAGCGGCAACAGCGACAGCTTTGGTAAGGGGGACATTCGCGGTGTTGCCGCTCCTGAGGCGGCAAACAATGCCTCCGCCTGCGGCTCCTTCATCCCGATGCTGACGCTTGGCGTACCGGGCTCCGGGACTACCGCCGTCATGATGGGCGCACTGACGCTGTACAACATCACACCGGGTCCGGCGATGTTTACCGAGCAGCCGGATATCGTTTGGGGGCTGATTGCCGCCCTGCTGATTGCCAACGTGATGCTGCTGGTGATGAACATCCCGCTGATCGGTCTGTTTACCCGAATGCTGACCATCCCGTTGTGGTTCCTCGTCCCTGCTATCGCGGCGGTTTCCGCAGTGGGCGTTTACGCGGTTCACAGCACCACCTTTGATCTGGTGCTGATGGTCGCGCTCGGCGTACTGGGCTACATTCTGCGAAAGATGCACTTCCCCATGTCGCCGCTGATCCTCGGATTTGTGTTGGGTGAAATGCTGGAGCAGAACCTGCGTCGCGCGCTGTCTATCAGTAATGGCAACATGGACATTCTGTGGGCCAGCGGTGTGGCAAAAGTTCTGCTGTCGATGGCGGTGATGGTTATCGTAATCCCGCCGATGCTGCGTCTGATCCGTAAGCGCAACAGTAAACCGCAGGTGGAAACGCCATAA
- the tctD gene encoding transcriptional regulator TctD, whose translation MRLLLAEDNRELAHWLEKALVQNGFAVDCVFDGQAADHLLHSETYALAVLDINMPGLDGLEVVQRLRKRGQTLPVLLLTARSAVADRVKGLNVGADDYLAKPFEIEELDARLRALLRRSAGQVQGIQQLGELAFHDEGYFLLQGQPLALTPREQALLTVLMYRRLRPVSRQQLFEQVFSLSDEVSPESIELYIHRLRKKLQGSDVRIATLRGLGYVLERSDEVG comes from the coding sequence ATGCGTCTCTTATTAGCGGAAGATAACCGTGAGTTAGCTCACTGGCTGGAGAAAGCGCTGGTGCAAAACGGTTTTGCCGTGGACTGCGTGTTTGATGGCCAGGCGGCCGATCACCTATTACACAGTGAAACGTATGCGCTGGCGGTGCTGGACATCAACATGCCCGGTCTGGATGGGCTTGAGGTTGTTCAGCGGTTACGTAAGCGCGGGCAGACGCTTCCCGTCCTGCTGTTGACGGCGCGCAGCGCGGTGGCGGATCGGGTGAAGGGGCTGAACGTCGGCGCCGATGACTATCTGGCGAAGCCGTTTGAGATTGAAGAACTGGATGCCCGGCTGCGGGCGCTGCTGCGGCGCAGTGCGGGACAAGTACAAGGCATACAGCAACTGGGTGAACTGGCGTTTCACGATGAAGGCTATTTTCTGCTGCAAGGGCAGCCGCTGGCGCTCACGCCACGTGAGCAGGCGCTGCTGACGGTGCTGATGTACCGTCGATTGCGCCCGGTTTCACGTCAACAACTGTTTGAACAGGTTTTCAGCCTGAGCGATGAGGTCAGCCCCGAAAGTATCGAGCTGTACATCCATCGCCTGCGTAAAAAACTGCAAGGAAGCGATGTGCGGATTGCCACGCTGCGCGGCCTTGGTTATGTGCTGGAGCGTAGCGATGAAGTGGGTTAA
- a CDS encoding IS1 family transposase, with protein sequence MASVSISCPSCSATDGVVRNGKS encoded by the coding sequence GTGGCTTCTGTTTCTATCAGCTGTCCCTCCTGTTCAGCTACTGACGGGGTGGTGCGTAACGGCAAAAGCA
- a CDS encoding undecaprenyl-phosphate glucose phosphotransferase, whose protein sequence is MLKNSLKISSQGYPVFIKLVDFIVINLTLMSSAHLLAIAPFKTVVILSVLFSVLFLLFAEYTKMYQQKIKTISLRNQKRLLSCTLLAICCNEWVRVTVAEPESQGYLAVLESSFLSAIVYWYFIPLPFLYFVRFLIFKLTAKKNIRVAIIGLTDNGLAAETALMNEYAHIKLELAFYDERSLSRCGDVVNKVKSPFRGSVINLVEEAKMGRMDEIYIALPMVALQRIRHFLAMMSDTTVDTYIVPDFYTYSNNMSKLRSIHNLQTIGIFSSPFEGAGSFIKRAEDLILGSIIMVMISSLMLAIAIGIKLTSRGPVFFKQDRYGLSGQKIKVWKFRSMRVMENADTVIQATKNDPRVTRFGSFLRRTSLDELPQFINVLQGSMSIVGPRPHAVTHNEQYRQQVENYMIRHKVKPGITGLAQINGFRGEIDALYKMEKRVQYDIEYIQNWSLWLDIKIIIKTIFKGFVGKNAY, encoded by the coding sequence ATGCTAAAAAATTCACTAAAGATTAGCAGTCAAGGATATCCAGTATTTATAAAGCTGGTCGATTTTATCGTTATTAATTTAACGTTAATGAGTAGCGCGCATCTGTTAGCAATTGCGCCGTTTAAGACTGTTGTTATTCTTAGCGTACTCTTTTCCGTACTTTTTCTATTGTTTGCTGAATACACTAAAATGTACCAGCAAAAGATCAAGACTATCAGTTTACGTAATCAAAAAAGACTGCTTTCCTGTACGCTGCTGGCGATATGTTGTAATGAATGGGTCAGGGTGACGGTGGCCGAGCCTGAGTCACAGGGATACTTAGCGGTACTGGAATCTTCTTTTTTATCAGCCATTGTCTACTGGTATTTTATTCCACTGCCTTTTCTTTATTTTGTGCGTTTTTTAATTTTTAAATTAACGGCGAAAAAAAACATTCGCGTTGCCATTATTGGGCTTACCGATAATGGTCTGGCAGCAGAAACGGCACTGATGAATGAATATGCCCATATAAAATTAGAACTGGCTTTTTATGATGAACGCAGTCTATCCCGCTGCGGTGATGTGGTGAATAAGGTTAAAAGTCCCTTTCGCGGCTCGGTGATTAATTTGGTTGAAGAAGCCAAAATGGGAAGAATGGATGAGATCTACATTGCATTGCCAATGGTCGCGTTACAGCGTATTCGCCATTTTTTGGCAATGATGTCTGATACCACGGTGGATACCTATATTGTTCCTGATTTTTATACTTACAGTAACAATATGTCTAAGCTGCGCTCCATCCACAACCTGCAGACTATTGGCATCTTCAGTTCGCCGTTTGAAGGGGCGGGTTCTTTTATCAAGCGTGCGGAAGACCTGATTCTGGGCAGTATCATTATGGTGATGATTTCCTCATTGATGTTAGCGATCGCCATTGGAATCAAACTTACCTCTCGTGGGCCGGTATTTTTCAAACAGGATCGTTATGGCCTGAGTGGGCAAAAAATTAAGGTCTGGAAGTTTCGCTCTATGCGCGTTATGGAGAACGCCGATACGGTGATTCAGGCCACAAAGAACGATCCGCGGGTTACCCGCTTCGGCAGTTTTTTGCGCCGCACCTCTCTGGATGAATTGCCGCAGTTCATTAATGTCTTGCAGGGAAGTATGTCAATTGTTGGCCCAAGACCACATGCGGTTACGCATAATGAGCAGTACCGCCAACAGGTCGAAAATTACATGATCCGCCATAAAGTTAAACCCGGTATCACTGGGCTTGCGCAGATTAACGGTTTCCGTGGTGAAATCGATGCGCTCTATAAAATGGAAAAAAGAGTCCAGTATGATATTGAATATATTCAGAACTGGTCGTTGTGGTTGGACATAAAAATTATTATTAAGACTATTTTCAAAGGATTTGTCGGTAAGAATGCATACTAA
- a CDS encoding polysaccharide biosynthesis/export family protein, with product MKIIELCAFLLFSVLLVGCTASRPTLMDDPADLAQDYRLGAGDTVNIVVYGEPEMTMKFIVDKSGTINFPYIGALVLKDKTPEQVNIELAQRLRDGYMINPMVTVSVAEFRKYFVSGEVKSPNGFAYEPGLTVEKAIAQAGGFTDRADRKDINIRKAGSHQLLENVDLTHSVRPGDVVIIGEGFF from the coding sequence ATGAAAATAATAGAACTGTGCGCGTTTTTGCTATTCAGTGTTCTGTTGGTCGGGTGTACAGCCTCCAGACCAACATTAATGGACGATCCCGCTGATCTTGCGCAGGATTACCGACTCGGGGCGGGGGATACTGTCAATATCGTTGTTTACGGTGAACCCGAGATGACGATGAAATTCATTGTGGATAAGAGTGGCACAATTAATTTCCCTTATATCGGTGCTCTGGTATTAAAAGATAAAACACCTGAACAGGTGAATATTGAATTAGCTCAGCGCCTGCGCGATGGTTATATGATTAATCCGATGGTGACAGTGAGCGTCGCTGAATTCCGTAAATACTTTGTTTCAGGCGAAGTGAAAAGCCCGAATGGGTTCGCTTATGAGCCAGGACTTACCGTTGAGAAGGCCATTGCGCAGGCTGGCGGATTTACCGATCGTGCTGACCGCAAAGATATCAATATACGCAAAGCGGGTAGCCATCAGCTGCTGGAAAATGTCGATTTAACGCACTCTGTTCGTCCTGGGGATGTCGTGATTATTGGCGAGGGGTTCTTTTAA